Proteins encoded together in one Bacteroides ovatus window:
- a CDS encoding glycerophosphodiester phosphodiesterase family protein — protein MIRKISNIIYISVLAVVLFACGDDSTIEEQGSGTITARVMASNAYPALEEKVVLKVALNDGQDIQSVVWTMEGQTLGEEPELEYTFTKEGSYNISVRVTDKTGNVAAALQKLQVSGKSLRYALQHFDPAKVWIMGHRGNSSNPNIPENSIAGIESCIELGGAVDIVEVDPRMTKDGVIVLMHDETIDRTTTGKGKVKDLTYEQLQSYRLKLADGTVTNHTVPSLYDALVAGRGKIFFDLDFLNKVSPKELYDVVKSCGMLDRVFFYTSNNRDVLQNILDYSPAPIPYPQCENEEHADFLSQQPGVMFAQISLSKTLNGGLSTAISSKGLFVSTNMLDMNGYTYDTQMTQGNYTGVDLILSKGINLIQTDHPQLLDTYLKQRGKR, from the coding sequence ATGATAAGAAAAATCTCAAATATCATTTATATATCAGTATTAGCAGTCGTTTTATTTGCTTGTGGGGATGATAGTACGATTGAAGAACAGGGGAGTGGAACGATTACTGCTAGAGTTATGGCAAGTAATGCCTATCCGGCATTAGAAGAGAAAGTTGTTCTGAAGGTAGCTCTTAATGATGGGCAAGACATCCAATCTGTGGTTTGGACGATGGAAGGGCAGACATTGGGTGAAGAACCTGAATTGGAATATACGTTTACGAAAGAAGGAAGTTATAATATTTCGGTTAGGGTGACAGATAAGACTGGCAATGTAGCGGCGGCTCTGCAGAAATTACAAGTATCCGGCAAGAGTTTACGTTATGCTTTGCAACACTTTGACCCTGCAAAAGTTTGGATAATGGGGCATCGTGGCAATTCTTCCAACCCGAATATTCCCGAAAATTCGATAGCTGGAATTGAAAGTTGTATAGAATTAGGGGGAGCTGTAGATATTGTAGAAGTAGATCCTCGCATGACAAAGGATGGAGTAATTGTGTTGATGCATGATGAAACCATAGACAGGACAACTACAGGGAAGGGGAAAGTGAAAGATTTGACTTATGAGCAGCTCCAGTCTTATCGTCTGAAGCTGGCAGACGGCACAGTAACCAATCACACGGTCCCCTCTTTGTATGACGCATTGGTTGCAGGGCGGGGAAAGATCTTTTTTGATTTGGACTTCTTGAATAAAGTGTCTCCTAAAGAACTGTATGATGTTGTGAAAAGCTGTGGGATGTTAGACCGTGTGTTCTTTTATACATCTAATAATCGGGATGTCTTGCAGAATATTTTGGATTATTCGCCGGCTCCTATACCTTATCCGCAGTGTGAAAACGAGGAGCATGCAGATTTCCTTTCACAGCAACCAGGAGTGATGTTTGCCCAGATATCTTTGTCGAAAACATTAAATGGCGGGCTCTCGACAGCCATATCTTCAAAAGGGCTGTTTGTCTCGACTAATATGTTAGATATGAATGGTTATACCTATGATACACAGATGACACAAGGAAACTATACAGGAGTGGACTTGATTTTGTCGAAGGGGATTAATCTGATACAGACAGACCATCCCCAGTTGCTGGATACCTATCTGAAACAGAGAGGTAAAAGATAA
- a CDS encoding PKD domain-containing protein, translating to MIMKKYIFLIVTVVCLFACKDGDEVRQTTSPEASFSIDKEEYTVGDIVYLTDESVKTEGEIVEYFWHFGFEGEGNRATTKDASVLYKKAGAYVIKLTVTDEFGGYATASHTVVIRPTNMPPVTDFSYSPAICKVNEKVQFTDKSVDEDGEVVAYEWDFGNGQTSQEKDPEITFTTTGFVTVKLTTTDDRGATNTKQATLYVRDTSISGVTILWDKTFETSSSLRSISPAVGDNGDVYVSSNALHLFAYSPSGEQKWMFDLSKDGGAGDQGSSPMVGADGTIYMGASTTDKNISSSLYAIHPDGTQKWRYELGIGTNIPYISPALSRDGNILIGNRGTDGSVHMVDRSSGRQLWRRKSPNGGANGGISVGQNGVIHSALSGANGFARTTQDGVNLSPNLGKGNTAAAVYPAIDAQGNVYVAFSEGVVAAYDNQGNELWRYPASGTMGKIDQGGPAIGADGTIYVGTKNPNAQVVALTKGGAKKWSYSSVAEIGTTPAIDSDGNIHICDDGGNYIILNADGTEKYKRQLGSKIWSSPVIADYGIVYVTYEDNGACKLIAIDCGIEGPANSPWAQRGQNAKRNALQK from the coding sequence ATGATTATGAAGAAATATATATTCCTGATAGTGACAGTCGTTTGTCTATTTGCATGTAAGGACGGCGATGAAGTGCGGCAGACAACCTCCCCGGAGGCTTCTTTTTCTATAGATAAAGAAGAATATACGGTCGGTGATATCGTTTATCTGACTGATGAATCAGTAAAGACGGAAGGAGAGATAGTAGAGTACTTCTGGCATTTTGGATTTGAGGGGGAAGGGAATAGGGCTACTACTAAAGATGCGTCCGTTTTGTATAAGAAAGCTGGAGCCTATGTTATTAAATTAACCGTGACAGATGAATTCGGAGGATATGCAACTGCATCCCATACTGTTGTGATTCGTCCGACGAATATGCCTCCGGTTACAGACTTCAGCTATAGCCCTGCCATTTGTAAAGTGAATGAGAAAGTTCAATTTACCGATAAGTCTGTGGATGAGGATGGAGAAGTAGTTGCTTACGAGTGGGACTTTGGCAATGGACAGACCTCTCAAGAAAAAGACCCGGAAATAACTTTCACGACAACTGGATTTGTAACAGTAAAGCTGACAACTACTGATGATCGTGGAGCTACTAATACAAAACAAGCTACTCTGTACGTTCGTGACACCTCCATATCCGGAGTGACGATTCTTTGGGACAAGACGTTTGAGACATCTTCTTCTTTACGATCCATATCCCCTGCTGTAGGTGACAACGGGGATGTATATGTGTCATCCAATGCACTCCACCTTTTTGCTTATTCGCCGTCTGGAGAGCAAAAATGGATGTTTGATTTAAGTAAGGACGGAGGAGCTGGAGATCAAGGTTCGTCTCCTATGGTAGGTGCGGACGGAACTATTTATATGGGTGCGAGTACAACAGACAAAAACATAAGCAGCAGTCTGTATGCTATTCATCCGGATGGGACACAGAAGTGGAGATACGAACTAGGTATTGGTACTAATATTCCCTATATCTCTCCTGCTTTGTCTCGTGATGGTAATATCTTGATTGGAAATAGAGGGACGGATGGTTCTGTACATATGGTTGACCGTAGTTCCGGCAGACAACTTTGGAGACGCAAATCTCCCAATGGTGGTGCTAATGGTGGTATATCGGTTGGACAGAATGGAGTTATCCATTCAGCCTTGTCGGGAGCGAACGGATTTGCCCGTACTACGCAAGATGGTGTGAACTTGTCTCCTAATCTAGGGAAAGGAAATACGGCTGCTGCTGTATATCCCGCTATTGATGCGCAAGGAAATGTATATGTGGCATTTTCAGAGGGAGTGGTTGCTGCTTATGATAACCAGGGTAATGAGCTATGGAGATATCCGGCGAGTGGTACTATGGGCAAGATTGACCAGGGAGGACCGGCTATCGGTGCTGACGGAACCATCTATGTGGGTACAAAGAATCCGAATGCCCAAGTTGTTGCCCTGACTAAAGGAGGAGCAAAAAAATGGAGTTATTCCTCTGTCGCTGAAATAGGAACAACACCGGCTATAGACAGTGACGGAAATATTCACATATGTGATGATGGCGGTAACTATATAATATTGAATGCTGATGGTACGGAGAAATATAAGAGACAATTAGGTTCTAAAATTTGGTCGTCACCAGTCATTGCTGACTATGGTATTGTGTATGTCACGTATGAGGATAATGGTGCCTGCAAATTGATAGCTATTGATTGTGGTATTGAAGGGCCTGCAAATTCACCATGGGCACAGCGCGGACAGAATGCAAAAAGAAATGCTTTACAAAAATAA
- a CDS encoding glycerophosphodiester phosphodiesterase family protein: protein MLRKINILIALTLLIIGGLEAQNHSDKIIANLQKPASNSVLVVSHRADWRNAPENSLQAIQNCIDMGVDVIEIDLKKTKDGHLILMHDKKIDRTTTGKGYPADYTLEELRQFRLKSGTGHKTAHLIPTLEEVMSLCKGKILVNIDKGYDYFKDVYAVLKETGTVQQCIIKAGLPYEQVKAENGDVLDKVIFMPIVQLHKDGAEAVIDSYQTHMKPAAYELVFDSDSPEILNLIKKVRNTGSNLFINSLWPELCGGHDDDRAVELHQPDESWGWIIGQGAKLIQTDRPALLLEYLREKKLHD from the coding sequence ATGCTTAGAAAGATAAATATATTAATAGCTTTAACCCTTCTGATAATAGGAGGGTTAGAGGCACAGAATCATTCGGATAAAATAATTGCGAATCTACAGAAGCCTGCAAGTAATTCAGTTTTAGTTGTTTCTCATCGAGCTGACTGGCGTAATGCTCCGGAGAACTCCCTGCAGGCTATCCAGAATTGTATTGATATGGGGGTAGATGTAATTGAAATCGATCTGAAGAAAACCAAGGATGGACATCTGATTTTGATGCATGACAAGAAAATTGATCGTACTACAACAGGAAAAGGTTATCCGGCAGACTATACATTGGAAGAATTACGTCAGTTCCGTTTGAAAAGTGGTACAGGGCATAAAACAGCTCATTTGATACCGACATTGGAAGAAGTAATGTCATTATGTAAAGGTAAGATCCTTGTTAATATTGATAAAGGCTATGATTACTTCAAAGATGTATATGCTGTTTTGAAAGAAACAGGAACTGTTCAGCAATGTATTATTAAAGCCGGACTTCCTTATGAACAAGTCAAGGCTGAAAACGGTGATGTATTGGATAAGGTAATCTTCATGCCTATTGTACAACTTCATAAAGACGGGGCGGAAGCTGTCATTGATAGTTATCAGACACATATGAAACCTGCTGCTTATGAATTAGTGTTTGATAGTGACAGTCCGGAGATTCTTAATTTGATAAAGAAAGTACGTAATACAGGCTCTAATCTTTTTATAAATTCGCTTTGGCCCGAACTATGTGGCGGGCATGACGACGACCGTGCAGTAGAACTTCATCAGCCGGATGAAAGTTGGGGGTGGATAATTGGCCAGGGAGCCAAGCTAATTCAAACAGACCGCCCAGCTCTATTATTAGAGTATCTACGCGAAAAGAAACTTCACGACTAA
- a CDS encoding MFS transporter, translating to MLKQLINFYKVSSPRPCNGEALSSSDARRLKFLKWSTFLSATFGYGMYYVCRLSLNVVKKPIVDEGIFSETELGIIGSVLFFTYAIGKFTNGFLADRSNINRFMTTGLLITALVNLCLGFTNSFILFAILWGISGWFQSMGAASCVVGLSRWFTDKERGSYYGFWSASHNIGEALTFLIIASIVSVLGWRYGFFGAGIVGLIGALIVWKFFHDTPESMGFPSVNVPKQKKEMSETETADFNKAQRQVLLMPAIWILALSSAFMYISRYAINSWGVFYLEAQKGYSTLDASFIISICPVCGIIGTMFSGVISDKLFGGRRNVPALIFGLMNVFALCLFLLVPGAHFWIDVLAMVLFGLGIGVLICFLGGLMAVDIAPRNASGAALGVVGIASYIGAGLQDVMSGILIEGQKTVQNGVDVYDFTYINWFWIGAALLSVLFALLVWNAKSKEVD from the coding sequence ATGTTGAAACAACTAATCAATTTTTACAAGGTCTCTTCGCCGAGACCTTGTAACGGAGAAGCTTTGTCTTCATCCGATGCTCGCCGTCTGAAGTTTCTGAAATGGTCTACTTTCCTTTCTGCGACTTTTGGTTACGGTATGTATTATGTGTGCCGTCTTAGCCTGAATGTCGTAAAGAAACCTATTGTAGATGAAGGCATTTTTTCGGAAACAGAGTTAGGCATCATAGGTTCCGTATTGTTTTTCACCTATGCCATCGGAAAATTCACGAACGGTTTCCTTGCCGACCGTAGTAATATCAACCGTTTTATGACTACCGGTTTATTGATAACTGCTTTGGTTAACCTCTGTCTCGGTTTTACTAATTCTTTTATCCTGTTCGCTATCCTTTGGGGGATTAGCGGCTGGTTTCAATCTATGGGAGCAGCCTCTTGTGTAGTAGGGCTTTCTCGTTGGTTCACGGACAAAGAGCGCGGTTCATACTATGGCTTTTGGTCTGCGAGCCATAATATCGGCGAAGCGTTGACTTTTCTGATAATAGCCTCAATTGTCAGTGTGTTGGGCTGGCGGTATGGTTTCTTCGGAGCCGGTATAGTGGGATTGATAGGAGCGTTGATAGTCTGGAAGTTCTTCCATGATACTCCCGAAAGCATGGGGTTCCCTTCGGTGAATGTTCCCAAACAGAAAAAGGAAATGAGTGAGACAGAAACGGCTGATTTTAATAAAGCACAGCGTCAGGTATTGCTGATGCCTGCCATTTGGATACTGGCTCTTTCGAGTGCTTTTATGTATATCAGTCGTTATGCTATCAATAGTTGGGGCGTTTTTTATTTGGAAGCTCAAAAGGGTTACTCCACCTTGGATGCCAGTTTTATCATTTCTATTTGTCCGGTCTGTGGTATAATTGGTACTATGTTTTCAGGTGTTATTTCTGATAAGTTATTTGGTGGACGTCGCAATGTTCCTGCGTTAATTTTCGGATTGATGAATGTGTTTGCTCTTTGTTTGTTTCTCTTAGTTCCGGGAGCTCATTTTTGGATAGACGTGTTGGCAATGGTTCTTTTCGGTTTAGGTATCGGAGTTTTGATCTGTTTTCTGGGTGGTTTGATGGCAGTGGATATTGCTCCCCGTAATGCTTCGGGTGCTGCATTGGGAGTAGTCGGTATTGCCAGTTATATCGGTGCCGGATTGCAGGACGTGATGAGCGGTATTCTGATAGAAGGGCAAAAAACGGTTCAGAATGGCGTTGATGTTTATGACTTTACTTATATCAATTGGTTTTGGATTGGTGCTGCTTTGCTTTCGGTGTTGTTTGCTTTGCTGGTATGGAATGCAAAATCAAAAGAAGTGGATTAA
- a CDS encoding type II toxin-antitoxin system RelE/ParE family toxin has product MEKKRKIRTYGGYFEAFMETLTEKEQDKIQYGLLLLKTQERLSTKFVKFVQDGVFELRTEYNGNIYRVFFIFDDGNIVVLFNGFQKKSQKTPGSEIDKALKIKEEYYADKQSSNSRL; this is encoded by the coding sequence ATGGAAAAGAAACGTAAGATCCGTACATACGGAGGTTACTTTGAGGCTTTCATGGAGACTTTAACCGAAAAGGAACAAGATAAAATCCAGTATGGACTACTCTTGTTGAAAACACAAGAAAGACTCTCCACTAAATTTGTAAAATTTGTTCAGGACGGAGTTTTTGAACTTCGTACAGAATATAATGGTAATATATACCGGGTATTTTTCATTTTTGATGATGGAAATATTGTAGTGTTGTTTAATGGCTTTCAAAAGAAGTCGCAAAAAACACCGGGTAGTGAAATAGATAAAGCATTAAAAATAAAGGAGGAATATTATGCAGATAAACAATCATCAAATAGTAGATTATGA
- a CDS encoding helix-turn-helix domain-containing protein has translation MQINNHQIVDYDAVLDAKFGAEGTPERAEAEEKAYAFYTGQIIEDARKKAKITQAELARRIGSDRSYISRVESGQTEPKVSTFYRIMNALGCRIEFSMSL, from the coding sequence ATGCAGATAAACAATCATCAAATAGTAGATTATGACGCTGTTCTTGATGCGAAATTTGGAGCAGAAGGTACTCCCGAACGTGCGGAAGCAGAAGAAAAAGCGTATGCTTTCTACACCGGGCAAATTATCGAAGACGCAAGGAAAAAGGCTAAGATTACTCAAGCAGAATTAGCCCGGCGTATCGGTTCCGATCGTTCTTATATTTCAAGAGTGGAAAGTGGTCAGACAGAACCTAAGGTTTCTACTTTCTATCGCATCATGAATGCGTTAGGTTGTAGGATCGAATTTTCGATGTCTTTATAA
- a CDS encoding type II toxin-antitoxin system HigB family toxin: MRIFTEQALREYAEEHPDSKVALQEWVTIVKKSEWACFADIKKTFNSADSVGNQHYVFNVKGNNYRLVVVVKFTVKFVYIRFIGTHKEYDKIDCANI; this comes from the coding sequence ATGAGAATATTTACAGAACAAGCGTTAAGAGAATATGCAGAGGAGCATCCCGATTCAAAAGTTGCTTTGCAAGAATGGGTTACTATAGTAAAGAAAAGTGAATGGGCTTGTTTCGCTGATATAAAGAAGACCTTTAATAGTGCCGACAGTGTAGGTAACCAGCATTATGTTTTCAATGTTAAAGGGAATAATTATCGCTTGGTAGTAGTGGTGAAGTTCACTGTAAAGTTTGTATATATTCGCTTTATTGGTACTCATAAAGAATATGATAAAATAGATTGTGCTAATATTTGA
- a CDS encoding type II toxin-antitoxin system HigA family antitoxin, with protein MTKIENQNQYEWAVKRVEDLLPLVKDDTPLNDPNSIELELLSNLVADYSEEHFSLGEPSLVDVLKLRMYEMGLNQKSLSQLIGVSPSRLSDYISGKCEPTLKVAREISKKLNIDASIVLGV; from the coding sequence ATGACAAAGATAGAAAACCAAAACCAGTATGAATGGGCTGTAAAGAGAGTGGAGGATCTTCTTCCGTTAGTGAAGGATGATACTCCTTTGAATGATCCTAACAGCATCGAGTTGGAACTTCTTTCTAATCTTGTTGCCGATTATTCAGAGGAACACTTTTCTTTGGGAGAACCTTCGCTTGTGGATGTTCTGAAGCTTCGTATGTACGAAATGGGGCTCAATCAGAAATCACTGTCACAACTGATAGGAGTTAGTCCTTCGCGTCTTAGTGACTACATTTCCGGAAAATGTGAGCCGACATTGAAAGTGGCTCGTGAAATAAGTAAAAAGCTGAATATTGATGCTAGTATTGTGCTAGGAGTATAA